In a genomic window of Phacochoerus africanus isolate WHEZ1 chromosome 6, ROS_Pafr_v1, whole genome shotgun sequence:
- the GFI1 gene encoding zinc finger protein Gfi-1 isoform X2 → MPRSFLVKSKKAHSYHQPRSPGPDYSLRLENVLAPGGADSTSSTGGAKAEPRGRLSPESQLTEAPDRASASPGSCEGSVCDRSSEFEDFWRPPSPSVSPASEKSVCPSLDDAQPFPLPFKPYSWSGLAGSDLRHLVRSYRPCAAVERGAGLGLFCERSPEPGHPAALYGPERPAGGAGVGAPGGGSAGGGAGLGLYGDFGPAAAGLYERPAAGGLYPERGHGLHGDKGAGVKVESELLCTRLLLGGGSYKCIKCSKVFSTPHGLEVHVRRSHSGTRPFACEICGKTFGHAVSLEQHKAVHSQERSFDCKICGKSFKRSSTLSTHLLIHSDTRPYPCQYCGKRFHQKSDMKKHTFIHTGELKALASKEQHLVRGGRRGHGPAGFTFSVSFRPQNRCRRNHCSVLKPGGRCSSVHLHT, encoded by the exons ATGCCGCGTTCGTTCCTAGTCAAGAGCAAGAAGGCTCACAGTTACCACCAGCCGCGCTCTCCGGGACCCGACTATTCCCTCCGCCTGGAGAACGTACTGGCGCCAGGCGGAGCAG ACAGCACCTCGAGCACTGGCGGGGCGAAGGCGGAGCCCCGTGGCCGTTTGTCCCCCGAGTCTCAGCTGACCGAGGCCCCGGACAGAGCCTCCGCGTCCCCCGGCAGCTGTGAGGGCAGTGTCTGCGATCGGAGCTCAGAGTTTGAGGACTTCTGGAGGCCTCCGTCGCCTTCTGTATCTCCAG CCTCGGAGAAGTCGGTGTGCCCGTCGCTGGACGACGCTCAGCCCTTCCCCCTGCCCTTCAAGCCGTACTCGTGGAGCGGCCTGGCGGGCTCCGACCTGCGCCACCTCGTGCGGAGCTACCGGCCGTGCGCGGCCGTGGAGCGCGGCGCCGGCCTGGGCCTCTTCTGCGAGCGCAGCCCGGAGCCAGGCCACCCCGCGGCGCTGTACGGCCCGGAGCGGCCTGCGGGCGGCGCGGGGGTCGGGGCGCCCGGGGGCGGCAGCGCCGGAGGCGGCGCGGGCCTGGGGCTCTACGGCGACTTCGGGCCCGCGGCGGCAGGACTGTACGAGCGGCCGGCGGCGGGCGGGCTGTACCCGGAGCGCGGCCACGGGCTGCACGGCGACAAGGGCGCCGGCGTCAAGGTGGAGTCGGAGCTGCTGTGCACCCGCCTGCTGCTGGGCGGTGGCTCCTACAAGTGCATCAAGTGCAGCAAG GTGTTCTCCACACCGCACGGGCTCGAGGTGCACGTGCGCAGGTCCCACAGCGGCACCAGACCCTTTGCGTGCGAGATTTGCGGCAAGACCTTCGGGCACGCGGTCAGCCTGGAGCAGCACAAAGCCGTGCACTCGCAG GAACGGAGCTTCGACTGTAAGATCTGTGGCAAGAGCTTCAAGAGGTCGTCTACACTGTCCACACACCTGCTCATCCACTCCGACACGCGGCCCTACCCCTGTCAGTACTGTGGCAAGCGGTTCCACCAGAAGTCGGACATGAAGAAACACACCTTCATCCACACAGGTGAGCTGAAGGCTCTCGCGTCTAAGGAACAACACCTGGTGaggggtgggaggcgggggcATGGGCCAGCAGGATTCACTTTCTCTGTGAGCTTCCGGCCCCAGAATAGGTGCAGGCGTAATCACTGCAGTGTGTTAAAACCAGGGGGCAGATGCTCTTCGGTTCATTTACATACGTGA
- the GFI1 gene encoding zinc finger protein Gfi-1 isoform X3 produces the protein MPRSFLVKSKKAHSYHQPRSPGPDYSLRLENVLAPGGADSTSSTGGAKAEPRGRLSPESQLTEAPDRASASPGSCEGSVCDRSSEFEDFWRPPSPSVSPASEKSVCPSLDDAQPFPLPFKPYSWSGLAGSDLRHLVRSYRPCAAVERGAGLGLFCERSPEPGHPAALYGPERPAGGAGVGAPGGGSAGGGAGLGLYGDFGPAAAGLYERPAAGGLYPERGHGLHGDKGAGVKVESELLCTRLLLGGGSYKCIKCSKERSFDCKICGKSFKRSSTLSTHLLIHSDTRPYPCQYCGKRFHQKSDMKKHTFIHTGELKALASKEQHLVRGGRRGHGPAGFTFSVSFRPQNRCRRNHCSVLKPGGRCSSVHLHT, from the exons ATGCCGCGTTCGTTCCTAGTCAAGAGCAAGAAGGCTCACAGTTACCACCAGCCGCGCTCTCCGGGACCCGACTATTCCCTCCGCCTGGAGAACGTACTGGCGCCAGGCGGAGCAG ACAGCACCTCGAGCACTGGCGGGGCGAAGGCGGAGCCCCGTGGCCGTTTGTCCCCCGAGTCTCAGCTGACCGAGGCCCCGGACAGAGCCTCCGCGTCCCCCGGCAGCTGTGAGGGCAGTGTCTGCGATCGGAGCTCAGAGTTTGAGGACTTCTGGAGGCCTCCGTCGCCTTCTGTATCTCCAG CCTCGGAGAAGTCGGTGTGCCCGTCGCTGGACGACGCTCAGCCCTTCCCCCTGCCCTTCAAGCCGTACTCGTGGAGCGGCCTGGCGGGCTCCGACCTGCGCCACCTCGTGCGGAGCTACCGGCCGTGCGCGGCCGTGGAGCGCGGCGCCGGCCTGGGCCTCTTCTGCGAGCGCAGCCCGGAGCCAGGCCACCCCGCGGCGCTGTACGGCCCGGAGCGGCCTGCGGGCGGCGCGGGGGTCGGGGCGCCCGGGGGCGGCAGCGCCGGAGGCGGCGCGGGCCTGGGGCTCTACGGCGACTTCGGGCCCGCGGCGGCAGGACTGTACGAGCGGCCGGCGGCGGGCGGGCTGTACCCGGAGCGCGGCCACGGGCTGCACGGCGACAAGGGCGCCGGCGTCAAGGTGGAGTCGGAGCTGCTGTGCACCCGCCTGCTGCTGGGCGGTGGCTCCTACAAGTGCATCAAGTGCAGCAAG GAACGGAGCTTCGACTGTAAGATCTGTGGCAAGAGCTTCAAGAGGTCGTCTACACTGTCCACACACCTGCTCATCCACTCCGACACGCGGCCCTACCCCTGTCAGTACTGTGGCAAGCGGTTCCACCAGAAGTCGGACATGAAGAAACACACCTTCATCCACACAGGTGAGCTGAAGGCTCTCGCGTCTAAGGAACAACACCTGGTGaggggtgggaggcgggggcATGGGCCAGCAGGATTCACTTTCTCTGTGAGCTTCCGGCCCCAGAATAGGTGCAGGCGTAATCACTGCAGTGTGTTAAAACCAGGGGGCAGATGCTCTTCGGTTCATTTACATACGTGA
- the GFI1 gene encoding zinc finger protein Gfi-1 isoform X1, whose amino-acid sequence MPRSFLVKSKKAHSYHQPRSPGPDYSLRLENVLAPGGADSTSSTGGAKAEPRGRLSPESQLTEAPDRASASPGSCEGSVCDRSSEFEDFWRPPSPSVSPASEKSVCPSLDDAQPFPLPFKPYSWSGLAGSDLRHLVRSYRPCAAVERGAGLGLFCERSPEPGHPAALYGPERPAGGAGVGAPGGGSAGGGAGLGLYGDFGPAAAGLYERPAAGGLYPERGHGLHGDKGAGVKVESELLCTRLLLGGGSYKCIKCSKVFSTPHGLEVHVRRSHSGTRPFACEICGKTFGHAVSLEQHKAVHSQERSFDCKICGKSFKRSSTLSTHLLIHSDTRPYPCQYCGKRFHQKSDMKKHTFIHTGEKPHKCQVCGKAFSQSSNLITHSRKHTGFKPFGCDLCGKGFQRKVDLRRHRETQHGLK is encoded by the exons ATGCCGCGTTCGTTCCTAGTCAAGAGCAAGAAGGCTCACAGTTACCACCAGCCGCGCTCTCCGGGACCCGACTATTCCCTCCGCCTGGAGAACGTACTGGCGCCAGGCGGAGCAG ACAGCACCTCGAGCACTGGCGGGGCGAAGGCGGAGCCCCGTGGCCGTTTGTCCCCCGAGTCTCAGCTGACCGAGGCCCCGGACAGAGCCTCCGCGTCCCCCGGCAGCTGTGAGGGCAGTGTCTGCGATCGGAGCTCAGAGTTTGAGGACTTCTGGAGGCCTCCGTCGCCTTCTGTATCTCCAG CCTCGGAGAAGTCGGTGTGCCCGTCGCTGGACGACGCTCAGCCCTTCCCCCTGCCCTTCAAGCCGTACTCGTGGAGCGGCCTGGCGGGCTCCGACCTGCGCCACCTCGTGCGGAGCTACCGGCCGTGCGCGGCCGTGGAGCGCGGCGCCGGCCTGGGCCTCTTCTGCGAGCGCAGCCCGGAGCCAGGCCACCCCGCGGCGCTGTACGGCCCGGAGCGGCCTGCGGGCGGCGCGGGGGTCGGGGCGCCCGGGGGCGGCAGCGCCGGAGGCGGCGCGGGCCTGGGGCTCTACGGCGACTTCGGGCCCGCGGCGGCAGGACTGTACGAGCGGCCGGCGGCGGGCGGGCTGTACCCGGAGCGCGGCCACGGGCTGCACGGCGACAAGGGCGCCGGCGTCAAGGTGGAGTCGGAGCTGCTGTGCACCCGCCTGCTGCTGGGCGGTGGCTCCTACAAGTGCATCAAGTGCAGCAAG GTGTTCTCCACACCGCACGGGCTCGAGGTGCACGTGCGCAGGTCCCACAGCGGCACCAGACCCTTTGCGTGCGAGATTTGCGGCAAGACCTTCGGGCACGCGGTCAGCCTGGAGCAGCACAAAGCCGTGCACTCGCAG GAACGGAGCTTCGACTGTAAGATCTGTGGCAAGAGCTTCAAGAGGTCGTCTACACTGTCCACACACCTGCTCATCCACTCCGACACGCGGCCCTACCCCTGTCAGTACTGTGGCAAGCGGTTCCACCAGAAGTCGGACATGAAGAAACACACCTTCATCCACACAG GTGAAAAGCCCCACAAGTGCCAGGTGTGCGGCAAGGCCTTCAGCCAGAGCTCCAACCTCATCACCCACAGCCGCAAGCACACAGGCTTCAAGCCCTTCGGCTGCGACCTGTGCGGGAAGGGCTTCCAGAGGAAGGTGGACCTCAGGCGGCACCGGGAGACGCAGCATGGGCTCAAGTGA